The Candidatus Korarchaeota archaeon NZ13-K genome includes a window with the following:
- a CDS encoding CPBP family intramembrane metalloprotease has product MRRGLSIFLAVSFGLSALLDIALYSRYPTMGQLEAQLYTMLWGLARMYTPTLGAVISLLLTGESVWPSIMGYLNLGRRSLKYFLLSPLLIYLALGLFFLLALPLNLADLDGLLDLMVASSGGLINRESARTLLLISMASSYPIALTLNSLFALGEEIGWRGYLFSLLGWEFNARNVLLVGLIWGLWHSTAIALLGHNYPVLRARGIPLFVLFCTVLSATMLKLTRETGSVLPATSIHGCLNAIWGITVYSGKLKGAENEIYGGMGLLGILSLAAIFIPLLKIGRGSDGLPSHPRGHETADLGEMPASGENEVRGSI; this is encoded by the coding sequence ATGAGAAGGGGTCTCTCGATCTTCCTAGCGGTATCCTTCGGCCTATCCGCCCTTTTGGACATCGCCCTATACTCCCGATATCCCACGATGGGCCAGTTGGAGGCTCAGCTGTACACCATGCTCTGGGGGCTCGCGAGGATGTACACGCCGACCCTTGGCGCCGTGATCTCCCTGCTCCTCACGGGAGAGAGCGTTTGGCCCTCAATAATGGGCTATCTTAACCTGGGGAGGAGATCCCTAAAGTACTTCCTCCTCTCACCCCTTCTGATCTACCTGGCCCTCGGGCTCTTCTTCCTCCTGGCCCTCCCGCTGAACCTAGCAGATTTAGATGGCCTACTGGACCTCATGGTGGCTAGCAGCGGTGGCCTGATCAACAGGGAGTCTGCTAGAACCCTCCTGCTGATAAGCATGGCATCCTCGTATCCAATCGCCCTCACCCTGAACTCCCTCTTCGCCCTGGGTGAGGAGATAGGGTGGAGGGGCTACCTCTTCAGCCTCCTGGGATGGGAGTTCAACGCGAGGAACGTCCTGCTCGTGGGCCTGATCTGGGGCCTCTGGCACTCCACGGCCATAGCCCTGCTGGGTCACAACTACCCCGTGCTCAGGGCCCGCGGAATACCGCTATTCGTCCTCTTCTGCACGGTCCTCTCGGCGACCATGCTGAAGCTGACGAGGGAGACCGGGAGCGTGCTGCCGGCAACATCGATCCACGGATGCTTGAACGCCATCTGGGGGATCACCGTTTATTCTGGCAAGCTTAAGGGTGCTGAGAATGAGATCTATGGTGGGATGGGTCTCCTGGGGATACTCTCGCTGGCGGCGATCTTCATCCCACTGCTTAAGATCGGGAGAGGCTCCGATGGGCTGCCCAGCCATCCTAGAGGTCATGAAACGGCTGATCTTGGCGAGATGCCAGCCTCAGGGGAGAATGAGGTCAGAGGCTCGATTTAA
- a CDS encoding dinitrogenase iron-molybdenum cofactor biosynthesis protein: MRVVVPVIPVREELLLSPHFGRALAFALFEVEGESFNVEVHRNPVPPQQERGRGRAVIALIRSLRPEAVIVKSIGPGAFHNLRELGIRIFRSDDRLAEEAVRRLIRGELREMEEPEEKEERDHAW, from the coding sequence ATGAGGGTGGTCGTGCCCGTCATACCCGTCAGGGAGGAGCTCCTACTCTCTCCCCACTTCGGCAGGGCTTTGGCCTTCGCTCTATTCGAGGTGGAGGGCGAGAGCTTCAATGTGGAGGTTCACAGGAATCCGGTCCCTCCCCAGCAGGAGCGGGGTAGGGGGAGGGCCGTCATCGCACTCATAAGGAGTCTGAGGCCCGAAGCTGTCATCGTGAAGTCAATTGGCCCCGGGGCCTTCCACAACTTGAGGGAGCTAGGGATCAGGATATTCAGGAGCGATGACAGGCTCGCGGAGGAGGCGGTGAGGAGGCTCATCAGGGGGGAGCTCAGGGAGATGGAGGAGCCTGAGGAGAAAGAGGAAAGAGATCACGCATGGTGA
- a CDS encoding SDR family NAD(P)-dependent oxidoreductase, protein MLPSEEILRSISLHGRVAIVTGASSGIGRAIAIKLHRAGARVALLDIREDGRELERELGGNVRFYKCDVSSSGEVEETVRRVYEDFGRIDIVVNAAGVIIRKSVVETGEEEWDWVMNVNLKGPYLVSKYAIPYMVRGGGGSIVNVASGWGLKGGPRAAAYCASKAGLVNLTRAMAIDHGAEGVRVNCVAPGDVDTPMLREEARQLGMELEEFLREAARRPIPRIGRPEDVANAVLFLVSDMASWVTGSVLVVDGGGLA, encoded by the coding sequence ATGCTCCCTTCGGAGGAGATCCTGAGATCGATCTCCCTGCATGGGAGGGTGGCCATAGTAACTGGCGCTTCCTCGGGCATAGGGAGGGCGATAGCCATCAAGCTGCACCGGGCGGGGGCCAGGGTGGCGCTGCTTGACATCAGGGAGGATGGCAGGGAGCTGGAGAGGGAACTCGGGGGGAACGTCAGATTCTACAAGTGCGATGTTTCCTCCAGCGGGGAGGTTGAGGAGACAGTGAGGAGGGTCTATGAGGATTTCGGAAGGATAGACATAGTGGTCAACGCGGCCGGCGTCATAATCAGGAAGTCGGTCGTGGAGACCGGGGAGGAGGAGTGGGATTGGGTTATGAACGTTAACCTTAAGGGCCCCTACCTCGTATCGAAGTATGCGATCCCCTACATGGTGAGGGGAGGCGGTGGTAGCATAGTGAACGTGGCCTCCGGATGGGGGCTGAAGGGAGGGCCCAGGGCCGCAGCCTACTGCGCCTCCAAGGCGGGGCTCGTGAACCTCACGAGGGCCATGGCGATAGACCACGGGGCCGAGGGGGTGAGGGTGAACTGCGTCGCGCCGGGCGATGTGGACACGCCGATGCTGAGGGAGGAGGCGAGGCAGCTGGGCATGGAACTGGAGGAGTTCCTGAGGGAGGCTGCTAGGAGGCCGATACCGAGGATAGGGAGGCCCGAGGATGTGGCAAACGCGGTGCTCTTCTTGGTGAGCGACATGGCCAGCTGGGTGACCGGTTCCGTCCTGGTCGTGGACGGAGGGGGACTGGCTTAG
- a CDS encoding aminomethyl-transferring glycine dehydrogenase subunit GcvPA: MVHPYIPNSVERVKREMLSYIGVDSIDDLYAGIPEEIRFKGRMNLPEPMRSEYELVRHVKGILRRNISCEDFLCFMGGGTWPHYVPAICDEIARRAEFLTAYAGDPYEDHGRWQALFEFQSLMSELVDMDVVTVPIYSWGHAAGTAMRMAHRINGRREVLIPRTISPERFLVVQNYTDPALRLIKVNYDPETGMMDLDDLERKLSKDVAAIYFENPSYLGFIETRGKEICERAHEEGALCIVGVDPSSLGILEPPSHYGADITVGDLQPLGIHMNFGGGLGGFLATRDEEVFIREIPYRIFGLARTVQAGEYGFGDVLFERTSFEKREKAKEFVGTAAASHGIIAAVYLSLMGPRGMYELGRAILQRSQYAMRRLSSLPGVRAPKFRAPHFKEFVVEFDTGKSVGEINRELLREGIFGGIDLRKHFPELGNSALYCFTEVHMKEDIDRLVEALERILRG, translated from the coding sequence ATGGTGCACCCATACATCCCGAACTCCGTCGAGAGGGTCAAGAGGGAGATGCTGTCTTACATAGGAGTTGACAGCATCGATGACCTCTACGCCGGCATACCCGAGGAGATCAGGTTCAAGGGGAGGATGAACCTCCCGGAGCCCATGAGATCTGAGTACGAGCTGGTGAGGCACGTCAAGGGGATCCTGAGGAGGAACATCAGCTGTGAGGATTTCCTCTGCTTCATGGGAGGGGGGACCTGGCCCCACTACGTCCCCGCGATATGCGATGAGATAGCAAGGAGGGCGGAGTTCCTCACAGCATACGCGGGCGATCCTTACGAGGATCACGGCAGATGGCAGGCTCTCTTCGAGTTCCAGAGCCTCATGTCCGAGCTAGTAGACATGGACGTGGTCACGGTCCCGATATACTCCTGGGGGCACGCGGCTGGCACTGCGATGAGGATGGCCCACAGGATCAACGGGAGGAGGGAGGTCCTGATACCCAGGACGATATCACCCGAGAGGTTCCTGGTCGTCCAGAACTACACTGACCCAGCGCTAAGGCTGATCAAGGTGAATTACGATCCTGAGACCGGTATGATGGACCTGGATGATCTTGAGAGGAAGCTCTCCAAGGATGTCGCAGCGATCTACTTCGAGAACCCGTCCTACCTGGGCTTCATAGAGACTAGGGGGAAGGAGATATGCGAGAGGGCCCACGAGGAGGGAGCTCTATGCATAGTTGGCGTGGACCCGAGCTCCCTAGGCATCCTCGAGCCCCCTAGCCACTACGGTGCTGACATAACGGTGGGCGACCTGCAGCCCCTGGGGATACACATGAACTTCGGAGGGGGCCTGGGCGGATTCCTGGCCACCAGGGATGAGGAGGTCTTCATCAGGGAGATACCATACAGGATATTCGGCCTGGCAAGGACCGTCCAGGCCGGGGAGTACGGATTCGGGGATGTCCTTTTCGAGAGGACATCCTTCGAGAAGAGGGAGAAGGCCAAGGAGTTCGTGGGGACAGCTGCGGCATCCCATGGAATAATAGCGGCAGTTTACCTCTCCCTAATGGGTCCGAGGGGAATGTACGAGTTGGGGAGGGCGATACTGCAGAGGTCCCAGTACGCCATGAGGAGGCTCTCGAGCCTGCCGGGTGTCAGAGCACCGAAGTTCAGGGCGCCCCACTTCAAGGAGTTCGTCGTGGAGTTCGACACCGGGAAGAGCGTTGGGGAGATAAACAGGGAGCTGCTCAGGGAGGGGATATTCGGCGGGATAGATCTGAGGAAGCACTTCCCCGAGCTGGGGAACTCCGCTCTCTACTGCTTCACGGAGGTTCACATGAAGGAGGACATAGACAGGCTCGTTGAGGCCCTGGAAAGGATTCTGAGGGGGTGA